The following proteins are encoded in a genomic region of Ammospiza caudacuta isolate bAmmCau1 chromosome 3, bAmmCau1.pri, whole genome shotgun sequence:
- the HTR1B gene encoding 5-hydroxytryptamine receptor 1B produces the protein MEPAGPCRTQLGSANDSYRNCSAEEVIYQDATPLSWKIVLAVVLALVTLATVLSNAFVIATVYQTRKLHTPANYLIASLAVTDLLVSILVMPISTMYTVTGRWTLGQIVCDIWLSSDITCCTASILHLCVIALDRYWAITDAVEYSTKRTPKRAAGMIALVWIFSICISMPPLFWRQAKAEEVSNCVVNTDHVLYTVYSTVGAFYFPTLLLIALYGRIYVEARSRILKQTPKKAGKRLTRAQLITDSPGSTSSVTSINSKAPEGSSETGSPVYMNQVKVKVSDALLEKKKLTAARERKATKTLGIILGAFIVCWLPFFIISLVMPICKDACWFHMAIFDFFTWLGYLNSLINPVIYTMSNEDFKQAFHKLIRFRCTG, from the coding sequence ATGGAGCCGGCCGGCCCCTGCCGGACGCAGTTGGGCTCCGCCAACGACTCTTACCGAAACTGTAGCGCCGAGGAAGTGATTTACCAAGATGCCACCCCTCTCTCCTGGAAGATCGTGCTCGCCGTCGTCCTGGCGCTGGTCACCCTGGCCACGGTGCTTTCCAACGCCTTTGTCATCGCCACGGTCTACCAGACGAGGAAACTCCACACGCCGGCCAACTATCTGATCGCCTCGCTGGCCGTCACCGACCTCCTCGTCTCCATCCTTGTCATGCCCATCAGCACCATGTACACTGTGACCGGCAGGTGGACGCTGGGTCAGATCGTCTGCGATATCTGGCTGTCCTCGGACATCACCTGTTGCACGGCGTCCATCCTGCACCTCTGTGTCATCGCCCTGGACCGCTACTGGGCGATCACCGACGCCGTCGAGTACTCCACGAAACGGACTCCCAAGCGGGCAGCGGGCATGATCGCCCTGGTGTGGATCTTCTCCATCTGCATCTCCATGCCCCCTTTGTTTTGGCGGCAGGCGAAGGCCGAGGAAGTATCTAACTGTGTGGTGAACACGGACCACGTCCTGTACACCGTGTACTCCACAGTCGGAGCCTTCTACTTCCCCACTCTGCTGCTCATAGCCCTCTACGGGAGGATCTACGTGGAAGCCAGGTCGCGGATTTTGAAGCAGACGCCAAAGAAAGCAGGTAAAAGACTAACGCGGGCACAGTTAATTACAGACTCCCCGGGGTCGACCTCTTCCGTCACGTCCATAAACTCCAAGGCTCCCGAGGGATCCAGCGAAACGGGCTCCCCCGTGTACATGAACCAGGTGAAGGTGAAGGTATCGGACGCCCTGCTGGAGAAAAAGAAGCTGACGGCCGCTAGAGAGCGGAAAGCTACAAAGACTTTAGGGATTATTCTAGGAGCCTTCATCGTGTGTTGGCTGCCCTTTTTCATCATCAGCTTGGTGATGCCTATTTGCAAGGACGCTTGCTGGTTCCACATGGCCATCTTTGACTTTTTCACGTGGCTTGGATATCTCAACTCCCTCATCAACCCCGTCATCTATACTATGTCTAACGAAGACTTCAAACAAGCTTTCCACAAACTCATACGTTTCCGATGCACAGGCTGA